From one Desulfobacteraceae bacterium genomic stretch:
- a CDS encoding toll/interleukin-1 receptor domain-containing protein, protein MRPIFISYSRADQDQVGELFGDLQGLGHNAWMDKELSGGMEWWKEILRRIREADVFVYVASAASISSQACQRELKYALALGKPILPVRTADGPRVESLPAAIQALQLLDYRTADKAVVFALAKALAEIPKSPRLPDPLPPEPALPASYLVELRELAETEGALPFESQTALLVKLREKLKEEDERPDVVDILQGFRKRHDLLAIVAEEIDEILAAEAKKTGSPPRRTVISGGEGPWLLVAEKRFLIPRLTRGQLVGYTGEIVLLAVVFVTSFFYIFNGVSGRYSGPFFDLINDYVPTIASIIGTLLTYLFFYIESRRADFSTGLFSRRPTLAQAAGHFAVVVVLALIFIQPTFPVVYHVFERLGIYDEALPVVLTSSVFTCLVSTLFFAANGVRFPQRSTGA, encoded by the coding sequence ATGAGGCCCATTTTCATCAGTTACTCCCGCGCTGATCAGGATCAGGTTGGCGAACTGTTTGGCGACCTTCAGGGGCTGGGGCATAACGCATGGATGGACAAGGAGTTGTCCGGGGGGATGGAATGGTGGAAGGAGATCCTGCGCAGAATCAGGGAGGCTGATGTCTTCGTGTATGTGGCATCAGCCGCCTCCATCAGTTCACAGGCGTGTCAGAGGGAGCTGAAGTACGCCTTGGCCTTGGGCAAGCCCATCCTACCCGTTCGGACCGCGGACGGGCCGAGGGTGGAAAGCTTGCCTGCGGCCATCCAGGCCCTGCAGTTGCTGGATTACCGGACGGCGGACAAGGCCGTGGTGTTCGCCTTGGCAAAGGCCCTCGCCGAAATTCCGAAATCCCCCCGCCTGCCGGACCCGCTTCCCCCCGAACCTGCACTGCCTGCGTCTTATCTGGTCGAGCTGCGGGAGCTTGCCGAGACCGAGGGCGCCCTGCCTTTCGAATCGCAAACGGCATTGTTGGTAAAGCTGCGCGAAAAGCTCAAGGAGGAGGACGAAAGGCCGGATGTCGTTGACATTTTACAGGGCTTTCGGAAGCGGCACGACCTGCTGGCGATCGTCGCCGAGGAAATCGACGAAATCTTGGCTGCCGAAGCGAAAAAGACCGGTTCCCCACCTCGCAGGACCGTTATCAGTGGTGGGGAAGGGCCGTGGTTGCTGGTTGCCGAGAAGCGATTTTTGATCCCTCGGCTGACCCGCGGGCAGCTTGTGGGTTACACGGGTGAGATCGTTTTGCTGGCGGTCGTCTTCGTCACCTCTTTCTTCTACATTTTCAACGGCGTCAGCGGAAGGTATTCCGGGCCATTTTTCGATCTGATCAACGACTACGTCCCGACGATCGCATCCATAATCGGGACGCTTCTGACCTACCTGTTCTTCTACATCGAGAGCCGCAGAGCGGATTTCAGCACGGGACTATTCTCCAGGCGGCCGACCTTGGCACAGGCTGCGGGTCATTTTGCAGTGGTGGTTGTGCTTGCCCTGATTTTCATTCAGCCGACTTTTCCGGTAGTTTATCACGTCTTTGAGCGGCTCGGGATTTACGACGAAGCGCTGCCGGTGGTATTGACGTCAAGCGTTTTCACGTGTTTGGTTTCGACGCTTTTCTTTGCCGCCAATGGCGTTCGATTTCCGCAGCGATCCACCGGCGCGTGA
- a CDS encoding sulfide-dependent adenosine diphosphate thiazole synthase, translating into MLDEVIISRAIIDAYLRKFSAALQLDVAIVGGGPSGLVAGYYLAAAGKKTALFDRRLSIGGGVWGGGMMFNEVVVQEEGREVLDEMGLAAQPSSPGYCTVDSVYLASGLVHKAICANLKIFNLVSMEDVVVKDRRVAGLVINWGAVETLQWHVDPLTVHATFVLDATGHPANVTSVLVRKMGVSLDTATGAMVGEKSMAAESGERDTVDNSREVYPGLYVSGMAANAVCGGYRMGPVFGGMLLSGRKVARELIGRLS; encoded by the coding sequence ATGCTAGACGAAGTTATCATCAGCCGGGCCATCATCGATGCCTATCTCAGGAAATTCAGCGCCGCACTGCAGCTGGACGTCGCCATTGTCGGCGGCGGCCCCTCGGGCCTGGTGGCCGGCTATTACCTGGCCGCTGCCGGGAAAAAAACAGCACTGTTCGATCGCCGGCTCTCCATCGGCGGCGGCGTGTGGGGCGGCGGTATGATGTTCAACGAAGTCGTGGTTCAGGAGGAGGGCAGGGAGGTCCTCGACGAAATGGGGTTGGCGGCCCAGCCCAGCAGCCCGGGCTACTGCACCGTGGACTCGGTCTACCTGGCCTCGGGCCTGGTGCACAAGGCCATATGCGCCAACCTCAAGATCTTCAACCTCGTCAGTATGGAGGACGTCGTGGTCAAAGACCGGCGGGTTGCGGGTCTGGTGATCAACTGGGGCGCGGTGGAGACCCTGCAATGGCATGTGGACCCCCTTACCGTACACGCCACTTTCGTGCTGGATGCCACGGGTCACCCGGCCAATGTCACTTCCGTTCTGGTCCGTAAGATGGGTGTCAGTCTCGACACCGCCACCGGCGCCATGGTGGGTGAAAAATCGATGGCGGCCGAAAGCGGCGAACGCGATACGGTGGACAACTCCCGGGAAGTCTACCCGGGCCTCTATGTCAGCGGCATGGCCGCAAATGCTGTTTGCGGCGGCTATCGCATGGGGCCGGTCTTCGGCGGGATGCTGCTTTCGGGCCGCAAGGTGGCCCGGGAACTCATCGGGAGGCTCTCGTGA
- the thiE gene encoding thiamine phosphate synthase — MEADAANLRAIDANLNRVAEGLRVVEDILRYCLDDGPLQARVKALRHRLAAAAPGEPYVGSRRPKKDVGFDAPGELEYQRRDLQTLLRANFKRAQEGLRSLEELLKLREGQTAAEMKRLRYDVYEAERLTLLRFSAKSLARGLYLVLTDPRDGYERLTEWALQAELPAVQLRYKGDDDREFLSVALTMRRITAGSQTCFIVNDRPDIALMADADGLHLGQQDLPPLAVRRLIGPDKLLGLSTHNLDQVHGANKEPVDYIGFGPLYGTPSKADPDPVVGPGQLGVAAAVSRHPIVAIGGLTAARIAELDLGSCRNVAVISAVSQADNPLAAMTAINRLVLEAV; from the coding sequence ATGGAAGCTGACGCCGCCAACCTGCGGGCCATCGATGCCAACCTAAACCGGGTCGCTGAGGGCTTGCGCGTGGTCGAGGACATCCTGCGCTACTGCCTGGACGACGGCCCCTTGCAGGCGCGCGTCAAGGCGCTGCGCCACCGACTGGCAGCCGCAGCGCCGGGAGAGCCCTATGTGGGCAGTCGCCGGCCCAAAAAAGACGTGGGTTTTGACGCACCGGGAGAATTGGAATACCAGCGCCGGGACCTGCAAACCCTGCTGCGCGCCAACTTCAAGCGCGCCCAGGAGGGCCTTCGCAGCCTGGAGGAGCTGTTAAAGCTCCGGGAGGGCCAAACCGCAGCCGAGATGAAACGCCTGCGCTACGACGTTTACGAGGCCGAGCGGTTGACCCTTTTGCGCTTTTCAGCAAAATCGCTCGCCCGCGGCCTCTACCTGGTGCTCACCGACCCGCGTGACGGCTATGAAAGACTTACCGAATGGGCGCTGCAGGCGGAGCTGCCCGCAGTCCAGCTGCGCTACAAAGGAGACGACGACCGGGAATTTCTCTCTGTGGCTCTAACAATGCGGCGCATCACCGCTGGCAGTCAAACCTGCTTCATCGTCAACGACCGGCCCGACATTGCCCTGATGGCCGATGCCGACGGCCTTCACCTGGGTCAGCAGGACCTTCCGCCCCTGGCGGTGCGTCGCCTCATCGGACCTGACAAACTTCTGGGTCTCTCCACCCACAACCTCGACCAGGTGCATGGCGCCAACAAGGAACCGGTGGACTACATCGGCTTCGGTCCACTGTATGGCACCCCCTCCAAGGCCGACCCCGATCCGGTGGTGGGCCCTGGGCAGCTGGGCGTCGCTGCGGCCGTCAGCCGTCATCCGATTGTCGCCATTGGCGGCCTGACGGCAGCGCGTATCGCGGAGCTCGATCTTGGCAGCTGCCGCAATGTGGCCGTAATCAGTGCCGTCAGCCAGGCCGACAATCCCCTGGCGGCCATGACCGCCATCAACCGTTTGGTTCTGGAGGCCGTATGA